The following proteins are encoded in a genomic region of Mycolicibacterium rutilum:
- a CDS encoding LLM class flavin-dependent oxidoreductase: MTPTHGGFQIASQVTHSHAAWRHPGSDTGFTTPDYYHRIGRILERGKFDFVFFADLLAAPIRFGDDITEPLRRGTQATATLDPSIVAASIGAVTSKLGVAITKSATFFHPYELARIFASLDHITRGRVAWNIVTSLTQSEAQNFGHDDHFDHEFRYERADEFVRTTLELWSSWDPDALVLDKQGGVFADPTRIRAVDHDGQFFKTRGPLNVPHSPQGRPVLIQAGSSNTGRDFAAKWAEAIFEIDPTPEGRRAYYDDIKSRASDFGRDPDKVLIFPAFIPFIGETESIAREKQAFHNELADPISGLITLSVHTDHDFSRYDLDAPVEDVQVTGTQGLFDTARRVANRDNLTLRDIGKWYAQGVLLPQFVGTAEQVADQIEASFTAGEADGFMVSAAQSPGTFNDFVDSVVPELQRRGLFRTEYTGDTLRDHLGLGDATFAPPQRLQSVS; the protein is encoded by the coding sequence CTGACCCCCACCCACGGCGGTTTCCAGATCGCCTCGCAGGTCACCCACTCGCATGCCGCCTGGCGCCATCCCGGCAGCGACACCGGGTTCACCACGCCGGACTACTACCACCGGATCGGCCGGATCCTCGAGCGCGGCAAGTTCGACTTCGTGTTCTTCGCCGACCTGCTCGCGGCGCCGATCCGCTTCGGCGACGACATCACCGAGCCGCTGCGCCGCGGCACCCAGGCCACCGCGACGCTGGACCCGTCGATCGTCGCGGCCAGCATCGGCGCGGTGACGTCCAAACTCGGGGTGGCGATCACCAAGTCCGCCACCTTCTTTCACCCGTACGAGTTGGCGCGGATCTTCGCCAGCCTGGATCACATCACCCGCGGGCGGGTGGCGTGGAACATCGTCACCTCGCTGACCCAGAGCGAGGCGCAGAACTTCGGGCACGACGACCACTTCGACCACGAGTTCCGCTACGAGCGGGCCGACGAGTTCGTCCGCACCACGCTCGAACTGTGGTCCAGCTGGGACCCGGACGCGTTGGTGCTGGACAAGCAGGGCGGCGTGTTCGCCGATCCGACACGGATCCGCGCCGTCGACCACGACGGGCAGTTCTTCAAGACGCGCGGGCCGCTCAACGTCCCGCACTCGCCGCAGGGCAGGCCGGTGCTGATCCAGGCCGGCTCGTCGAACACCGGCCGCGACTTCGCGGCCAAGTGGGCCGAGGCGATCTTCGAGATCGATCCCACTCCCGAAGGCCGGCGCGCGTACTACGACGACATCAAGTCGCGCGCATCGGATTTCGGTCGCGATCCGGACAAGGTGCTGATCTTCCCGGCGTTCATCCCGTTCATCGGCGAAACGGAGTCGATCGCCCGCGAGAAGCAGGCGTTCCACAACGAGCTCGCCGACCCGATCTCGGGACTGATCACGCTGTCAGTGCACACCGACCACGACTTCTCCCGCTACGACCTGGATGCGCCGGTCGAGGACGTCCAGGTCACCGGCACGCAGGGGTTGTTCGACACCGCGCGGCGGGTGGCCAACCGCGACAACCTCACGCTGCGCGACATCGGCAAGTGGTACGCGCAAGGGGTGCTGCTGCCGCAGTTCGTCGGCACCGCGGAGCAGGTCGCCGATCAGATCGAGGCATCGTTCACCGCCGGTGAGGCCGACGGTTTCATGGTGTCGGCGGCCCAAAGTCCGGGCACGTTCAACGATTTCGTGGATTCGGTGGTGCCGGAGCTGCAGCGGCGCGGGTTGTTCCGCACCGAGTACACCGGCGACACGTTGCGGGACCACCTCGGGCTGGGCGATGCGACGTTCGCGCCGCCGCAGCGGCTGCAGTCGGTCAGCTAG
- a CDS encoding acyl-CoA dehydrogenase family protein, protein MTTVDHPTRVLPGSPEWTALLARIAAGASERDLNDENPFDEVAALKRAGFGTLRLPEADGGAGFTVPQLFASVIDVAHADPIVAHIFRTHFWFVEERLRLSADPRSQQWLDKVAAGKIFGNAFSEKGSLAVGSLVFNTRLLPDAADGYRLNGEKYYSTGTLFSDYLTVTATTDHDSVATVIVPADREGVQLIDDWDGFGQRRTGTGTTVFTDVAVAPDEVLSDSPYDAAPEPTVQYASLQLFIHAVVAGILQSVVDDGIALLRSRSRSFSHAVTERPSDDPLYQKLLGDLASTAYVARAAVLDAAEAIGAATASEVDGVPDADLATEAQLKAAKVKVHLDNVAPEAATRLLELGGASAASRKLNLDRHWRNIRTITLHNPVVYKAKVIGEHLLHGTPVPSNAYF, encoded by the coding sequence ATGACAACCGTCGACCACCCGACACGAGTCCTGCCCGGATCACCGGAATGGACCGCACTGCTCGCCCGGATCGCTGCCGGGGCCAGCGAACGAGACCTCAACGACGAGAACCCCTTTGACGAGGTCGCGGCGCTGAAGCGAGCCGGCTTCGGCACGCTGCGGCTCCCCGAGGCCGACGGCGGGGCCGGCTTCACGGTGCCGCAGCTGTTCGCAAGCGTCATCGATGTCGCGCACGCCGACCCCATCGTCGCGCACATCTTCCGCACACACTTCTGGTTCGTCGAGGAGCGGCTGCGGCTGTCCGCGGACCCGCGGTCACAGCAGTGGCTGGACAAGGTCGCCGCGGGCAAGATCTTCGGTAATGCGTTCAGCGAGAAGGGTTCGCTGGCGGTGGGCAGCCTGGTGTTCAACACGCGGCTGCTGCCCGACGCAGCCGATGGGTACCGGCTCAACGGCGAAAAGTACTACAGCACGGGCACACTGTTCTCCGACTACCTCACCGTGACGGCCACCACCGACCACGACTCGGTCGCCACCGTCATCGTGCCCGCCGACCGCGAGGGCGTGCAGCTGATCGACGACTGGGACGGCTTCGGCCAGCGGCGCACCGGCACCGGCACCACGGTGTTCACCGATGTGGCGGTGGCGCCCGACGAGGTGCTCAGCGATTCCCCGTACGACGCCGCACCCGAGCCGACCGTGCAGTACGCGTCGCTGCAGTTGTTCATCCACGCGGTGGTGGCCGGCATTCTGCAGTCGGTCGTCGACGACGGGATCGCGCTGCTGCGGTCGCGGTCGCGGAGTTTCAGCCACGCGGTGACCGAGCGGCCGAGCGACGACCCGCTGTACCAGAAGCTGCTCGGCGACCTGGCCAGCACGGCCTATGTCGCGCGGGCCGCGGTGCTCGACGCCGCCGAAGCCATCGGCGCCGCAACGGCTTCCGAGGTCGACGGCGTACCGGATGCCGACCTGGCCACCGAGGCGCAACTCAAGGCCGCCAAGGTCAAGGTGCACCTCGACAACGTCGCGCCCGAGGCGGCCACCAGGCTGCTGGAGCTCGGCGGGGCCAGCGCCGCCAGCCGCAAACTCAACCTCGACCGGCACTGGCGCAACATCCGCACGATCACCCTGCACAACCCCGTCGTCTACAAGGCGAAGGTGATCGGCGAACACCTGCTGCACGGCACACCGGTCCCGTCGAACGCCTACTTCTGA